A region of Dermabacter vaginalis DNA encodes the following proteins:
- the gndA gene encoding NADP-dependent phosphogluconate dehydrogenase, with the protein MANFDPAPHSVADIGVTGMAVMGSNLARNLARNGFKVAIHNRSVEKTERVFAEHGQDGEFVPAETMDEFVASLQRPRVAIIMVKAGKATDAVIEELASRMDEGDIIVDCGNALFTDTLRREQELRARGLHFVGSGVSGGEEGALNGPSIMPGGSKASYDRLGPMFEKISAHVDGVPCCTHVGENGAGHFVKMVHNGIEYADMQVIAEAYDLMSKALGMSAPEIGKVFEKWNEGNLNSFLIEITAAVLTHTDNVTGKPFVDIILDQAGQKGTGAWTSKTALDLGIPVTGIAEATFARSTSGGAEQRKAGRAVLKGEAQTIQIDDAEQFISDLQQALYAAKLVSYSQGFDEIKAGAKEYEWDIKLGDMARIWRGGCIIRAGFLNRITEAYERNPELPLLLADEYFTAEITKCIPAWRRIVAFAAAVGIPAPVFSSTLAYYDAVRAERLPAALVQAQRDYFGAHTYRRVDAEGTYHVEWTGDRTETRQD; encoded by the coding sequence ATGGCCAACTTTGATCCCGCCCCCCACTCTGTTGCCGACATCGGCGTGACCGGCATGGCGGTCATGGGCTCGAACCTCGCCCGCAACCTCGCCCGCAACGGATTCAAAGTGGCGATCCACAACCGCTCCGTGGAAAAGACCGAGCGCGTGTTCGCTGAGCATGGCCAAGACGGCGAGTTTGTGCCCGCGGAAACGATGGACGAATTCGTCGCGTCGCTCCAGCGGCCGCGCGTCGCGATCATCATGGTCAAGGCCGGCAAGGCCACCGACGCCGTGATCGAAGAGCTCGCAAGTCGCATGGACGAGGGCGACATCATCGTGGACTGCGGCAACGCCCTGTTCACCGACACTCTGCGCCGCGAGCAAGAGCTTCGTGCACGCGGCCTTCACTTCGTGGGCTCGGGCGTCTCCGGCGGCGAAGAGGGCGCCCTCAACGGCCCCTCGATCATGCCCGGCGGCTCGAAGGCAAGCTACGACCGCCTAGGCCCCATGTTCGAGAAGATCTCCGCGCACGTGGACGGCGTCCCCTGCTGCACCCACGTGGGGGAGAACGGCGCCGGCCACTTCGTGAAGATGGTCCACAACGGCATCGAGTACGCCGACATGCAGGTCATCGCGGAAGCCTACGACCTCATGAGCAAGGCGCTCGGCATGAGCGCCCCCGAAATCGGCAAAGTCTTCGAGAAATGGAACGAGGGCAACCTCAACTCCTTCCTCATCGAGATCACGGCGGCCGTGCTCACCCACACCGACAACGTGACCGGCAAGCCGTTCGTGGACATCATCCTCGACCAAGCGGGCCAGAAGGGCACGGGCGCGTGGACGTCGAAGACGGCTCTCGACCTCGGCATCCCCGTCACGGGTATCGCCGAGGCAACCTTCGCGCGCTCGACCTCGGGCGGTGCGGAGCAGCGCAAAGCTGGCCGCGCCGTGCTCAAGGGTGAAGCGCAGACGATTCAGATCGACGACGCTGAGCAGTTCATCAGCGACCTCCAGCAGGCGCTGTATGCCGCGAAGCTCGTGAGCTACTCGCAGGGCTTTGACGAGATCAAGGCTGGCGCGAAGGAATACGAGTGGGACATCAAGCTTGGCGACATGGCGCGCATCTGGCGCGGCGGCTGCATCATCCGCGCAGGCTTCCTCAACCGCATTACCGAGGCTTACGAACGCAATCCCGAGCTCCCGCTTCTGCTTGCCGATGAGTACTTCACTGCCGAAATTACGAAGTGCATCCCCGCGTGGCGTCGCATCGTCGCGTTTGCGGCAGCCGTCGGAATCCCGGCCCCCGTTTTCTCCTCGACCCTCGCGTATTACGACGCGGTGCGGGCCGAGCGCCTCCCCGCGGCCCTCGTGCAGGCGCAGCGCGACTACTTTGGCGCGCACACCTACCGGCGCGTGGATGCCGAGGGCACGTACCACGTGGAGTGGACGGGTGACCGTACGGAGACCCGCCAGGACTAA